The DNA sequence GAAATCTTTCAGGCCCTTTCCATGGGAGCCCTTCCGGAAGAATGGTCGGAGCTTTCCAAGCATGCTCGATTGCGCACCTTTTTCCTCGGGCCCAAAAGCCGCAAGGCGGCCAACTCGGGTCTAGCGGACTATATTCCCCTTTACTTCAGTCAGGTCCCCAAACTGTTTAGGGAAGAGACCGCTCTGGGGCGGGACGTAAGCCTCGTGCAGGTGTCGCCTCCCGACGATCACGGCTTCTGTTCCTTAGGCATCGGTGTGGACATCGCCAAGATTGCCGTCGAACACTCCCATGTGGTCATCGGCCAGGTGAACCCGCGCATGCCTCGAACCCTCGGGGACAGCTTTGTGCATGTAAGTCGCATTCATCACTTCGTGGAATATGAGGAACCTCTTCTGGAGATGAGCTACGGGGAAAAGAGCGCCATGGAGGAACGCATGGCCCGTTATGTCTCCAGCCTGATCGAAGACGGGGCCACTCTGCAAGTGGGCTTGGGACGCATCACCAACGCAGTGCTTCGGCTTCTTGCGGACAAAAACGACTTGGGCGTGCATTCGGAAATGATCACCGACGCCCATTTGGAGCTTATCCACCAAGGCATCATCACGGGGCGCCGAAAAACTCTTCACCGAGGCAAGGTGATTACCAGTTTCTGTGTGGGTTCGCGCCAGCTCTATGATTTCGTCCACAATAACCCTCAGGTGGAATTCCATCCCATCGACTATGTCAACGACAGCCGCGTAATCAGCCAAAATGAACGCATGACGGCCATCAACTCCGCACTGGAAATCGATCTCACCGGGCAAGTTTGCGCCGACTCTATTGGTCAAAGGATCTACAGCGGCATTGGAGGCTACGTGGATTTCATGCTGGGAGCATCCAGCGCGCCCCACGGAAAAACCATCATTGTTTTGCCTTCCACCAGCCCCGACGGCAAAAAATCACGCATTGTCAGTCGCTTAACCGATGGTGCCGGTGTGGTCATTTCCCGCAGCGTCGTTCAATACGTGGTCACCGAATTCGGCATCGCCTCTCTTCATGGGAAGACCATTCGCGAAAGAGCCTTGGCCTTAATCAATATCGCCCATCCCAAATTCCGAGAGAGGCTTTTAGAAGAAGCCAAGCAACTTCGCTACGTGTATCAGGATCAGATTCTGCCACCCGTCTTTGAGCCTCTCTATCCCGGGCAGTGGGAGACACACCAAATTTTTCCAGAAAACGAAAAGGTCTTTTTCCGACCCATCAAGCCCACCGATGAACGGGCTCTTCAAGAATTTTTCTACTCCCTTCCAGACCAGGATATCTATTACCGGTTTCTTTCGGCTATGCGCGTCTTTCCTCACCGGGACACGCAGGCCATGTGTAACATCGATTACGAACAAGAAATGGCCATCGTGGGGGTCATCGGAGAAATCGGTGCCGAGACAATCATCGCTTTGGGCCGTTATATCCTCGACCAAAAGACCAATATGGCTGAAGTGGACTTTGCCGTGCGCGCGGAATGGCAGCGCAAAGGTATCGGCACCTTTCTGCTTCACTATCTGAGCGAAATAGCCAAAGCCAAAGGCATTAAGGGTTTTACGGCCTACGTGTTGGCGTCCAACAGAAAGATGCTCTCGGTTTTTCATAAAGTCGGCTATGTGGTGCATAGCTCTTTGGAAGACGGCATCTATGAAATTTCTTTTCGCTTTGATGAGCCGTCCCAAGTCTGTTTGACGGAAAGTCAAGAATCTCCATCGGAGGAATCCAGAGATCCATGAGTGGGTTGCATGTCGCCTCGGGATTATCCACACTACCGCCCCCGAAGCTATCCACGCCCTGGAAAGGACCCGTGGACCCTCGACACCTGGCCTTTGATATTGACGGCGTCGTGGCGGATACCATGAAAGTCTTTGTGGACTTGGCTCGGGAGCGTTTCGGACTGTCCCATCTCACCAAAGAACATCTTACGTGCTACGATCTGCGCCGCTGTGTGCCGGCGCCTCCCCACGTCATTGACGAACTCATCTGCCTGACATTGGATGACGAACACACGGCCAAGATTCCCGCCATGGAGGGTGCTGCTGAAGTGCTGGAACACCTGGCGCAGTGGGGACCCTTGCGGTTCGTAACGGCCCGCGTGTGGCCTGAGTCCATTGAACGTTGGTTGCACGCTCTGCTTCCGCGCATCGATTGCCGCGCTATCACCGTGATCGCCACGGGAAATCCCGAACGCAAACACGCCATTCTGCATGAACTCAAGGTGCACTATTTCGTCGAAGACCGCCTGGAAACCTGCCATCTTCTGGCGCAAAACGGCATTCAGCCCATCCTGTTTGATCAGCCGTGGAACCGCACGCCGGCTCCTTTTCCCAGGGTCTTCACCTGGAAGGATCTAAGCCTCCTTCTTAACCTCAAGCCCCATGAACCTTAAGCCTTTGACGCATCCCATGCACGCCTGCTTGAAGGGTGAATGCCATGCTCAACCGCATCCCTCGCCAGCCCTCTTTTCAGATCAAGGCAGACCGCGACGGTTTTGTGCTGCTCGTCCCTGCCCACGTTTCCCTAGAGCATTTGCTCGCCGAATTGCGAAAAAAGGTGATAGAATCCCGAGGTTTTTTTCAAAAAGCTCGCATGATTTTAGACTTGCGGGAGCGGGATTTTCATGTGGACGAAGTGCAGGTCATTCGAACCCTGTTGGAAGATGTGGGCGGCATTCAGCTTCATGAAATCCGCCTTGGCAAGAACCTGCAATCGTTTCTCATGTGGGCATCGGGACTGCTGGGTATACCCATCAAGATCATGGAAGGCCATGGAGGAAACGCAGAGCGTTTTCGCGAAAAGGGAGTAAAGGTGCGGGAGGAGACTGACGCTGGGGACGCTCCTCTGGTGGTGCGTCAGACATGTCGGTCGGGTACGCGCATCGAATCGCCTGCCGAACTGATCATCCTGGGCGATGTCAACCCAGGGGCCGAAATTTTAGCAGCCCGAGACATCATTGTATTTGGGACATTGCGGGGCATTGCCCATGCCGGAATTTACGGGGATCGATCCGCCAAGATCTGGGGGCTTCACATTGAACCTCAGCAGTTGCGTATCGCCGATGTCGTGGCGGTCCCTCCTCGAGAACGCACCATGAAGCCCAAGCGCTACGAAGTGGCGGAAATTCAGGGTGATCGCATTCAGGTGACCCGTTTTTAGCATCATCAAAAGCACGGTCAAGGAAGGACAAACCATGGCAGCACAAACACTGGTTGTCACATCGGGGAAAGGAGGCGTCGGCAAGACCACGACCGTCGCCAATCTGGGGACGGCCCTGGCCAAAAAGGGCTACAAGGTGGTGCTCATCGATGCGGACATCGGTCTGCGCAATCTGGACGTGGTCATGGGGTTGGAAAACCGCATCGTCTACAACCTCGTGGACATTGTGGAAGGCAAATGCCGCATCGAACAGGCCATGATTCGAGACCGCAAACTAAAAACGCTTCACATCATTCCCGCGGCGCAGACTCGGGATAAAGACGCCGTCTCTCCGGAGCAGATGAAAGCCCTGTGTGAGCAGTTGGCCGCGGAAAATGACTACGTCATCATCGACAGTCCGGCGGGAATCGAACGCGGTTTCAAAAACGCGATGGCCGGCGCGCAAAAGGCCCTGGTGGTGACCACGCCCGAAGTGTCCGCCATTCGTGATGCCGACCGAGTCATTGGACTACTGGAAGCCCACCTGCTAAAGGATATTCACTTGATCATCAATCGCCTGAACGTCAAGATGGTCAAAAAGGGAGACATGATGTCCACAGCGGATATCGTCTCCTTGCTTTCCATTCCGCTCATCGGCGTCGTTCCCGAAAGCAGTGAAGTGGTCGTTTCCACCAACAGGGGTGTGCCGCTGGTTCATGAACGAGGCAGCCGAGTCGGGCAGGCTTTTGAAAAGATTGCGGCACGGCTCAACGGCGAAAACATTCCCCTCGATGACGAAGAGGAGAACGGGTTTTTGAGCCGATTTAAGCGGATTTTCGGCGGCTGAAAGGAGTTGTCGTCATGCTTAAAACGATCCAGAATTTCTTCCGGCAAAGAAGCAGTGCCGATACGGCCAAGCAACGTCTGGGTGTGGTCCTTATGCACGACAGGCTCGACATTTCCCCTCAACTTATGGAAGCCATAAAAAACGACATCATCGATGTCCTGTCACGCTACATGGAAATCGATCGCGGAACCATCAAGGTGGATTTTGAAAAAGGCAAGGACTATACGGCGCTCATTTCCAACGTGCACATCAAGCGGGTCTACCGCAATGCGGCCGCCATGTGATGCGCAAGGTTCAGTGAACGTCGTGGCACTGCTCTTCAACAAGGTTTTACACGGTAAGGACGAAAAGTCATGCCTTTGCTGGTGCTCTTAGCAGCGACATTGCGACGCGCTGTCCCCGACTACGACCCCATGACGGGTCTGACCATGACCGTGCCAGCAGGAACCACCGTAAAAGAGTTAGCAGAAATGCTGCATTTACCCTTGGAAGATGTCAAGTTGATTATGGTCAATGGCGTCGCCTCTTCGTGGAATACAGCCCTTCAGGGGAACGAGCGGGTCGCTTTTTTCCCGCCGGTGGGAGGTGGCTGAAGGTCGGAAAGTCCCAAACTTTTCAGCCATGCGCGGGCTTCCTTTTCCAGCAGTGTATAGAACCGCTCACTTCCGCCAAGCCCTTTTCGGCCAAAGTAGTAATTGATCTCTAGGAACAGAGGGTTTTTTTGTTGGTGAAGGCTTCTGTCACGAAACAAAAGATCCATACCGGCTAGATTGATTCCCGTGCGCTGACACAAAGCGCGCACCCATGCGCGGCCTTCCGCCTGCAAATCCGGATCGCTTTCTCGGTCAATGACGGCCCCGTGGGAAGTGTTGTGTAAGAAATTGGTCGGGTCCCTCTGAACCCTCCAGTAACTCTTCACCGTGCGTCCGATCACGACCACCCGCAGATCTCGGCCGTCGTTCTTCACAAACTCCTGGACCACAAAACCACCAAACCCGCTGCGCTCCATGCCCTCAAAGATCTTCAACGGCTCCATCGCTTCCTCGGCACTTTCGACCTTGAACACCAAGGATCCTTCACCACCATGCGCGCTCTTGAGAACCACAGGATAGCGAAGGTCGTTCCAAAATGACGGCGGGCAAAACTTGACGGAGTGAAAAAGATGACTCTTTGGATGAGGAAACCCCAGAATGCGAAAGAGGCGAATATCCCCGATTTTCCCGGGATACAAGAACCTCATGCGATAATCCGGAAACACATGACGGCAGTACCTCACAGCCATGCGGTAGAGGGATTCCGAACATCCCTGCGGCAGAATGATGGCGGCGGCACGCTGCATCCATCGCCGGTCATTCTCATCAGGTTCACGTCCGGCGCACAATCGGTTCACATCCCCCGGGATCACCGGATGATAGGAAAGAACCATGCCTGTGGCCTTTTCACACATCCCGGCCCTCCTTTTTGGCCCGGCCCAGGTGGCGCCGAAGCGCTTCCGCGGTCAGGGAATCATGGGCGGCCTGCAGCATTTCATCGGGCGTTCCGCTGAACACCACGCGCCCTCCGCGGTCTCCGCTGCCCGGCCCCAGATCCACCACATAATCGCATGCCGCCACCACATCCATATTGTGTTCGATGACGATGACGGTGTGCCCCTGCACGGTGAGGGCTCGAAGGACTTTCAGAAGCTTTCCTATATCGGCTCGATGCAAGCCGGTGGTGGGCTCATCCAACAGATAGAGCGTGTGGTTTCGATGATTGGTCAATTCCGCCGCCAGCTTGATGCGCTGGGCTTCCCCTCCGGAAAGGGTCGGACTGGGCTGCCCCAAGGTCAGATAGCCCAGGCCCAGTTCATCCAACACGACCAACGGTCGCACAATGGAGGGCACTGAAGAAAAGAAATGACGGGCCTCGGCGATGGTCATGTGCAGCACATCGGCAATGGAGGCTCCGTGATACGCTATGCCCAACGTCTCTCGATTGAAGCGCTTTCCACCGCAAGCCTCACAGGGCACGGTCACGTCCGGAAGAAAGCTCATGGCCACGCGAATGCGCCCCTGCCCCTGGCAGACTTCGCAGCGCCCTCCTTTGACATTGAACGAAAAACGCCCCGGTCGAAACCCTCGAGCCCGGCTTTCCGGCACAGCGGCAAAGAGCTTGCGAATCTCGTCCCATATGCCCACATAGGTGGCGGGCGTGGATCGTGGCGTTCTGCCTATGGGCGTGTGGTCCACTTCCACGAGGCGGCGAATCGGAGCAAAACCTTCCAGATCGTCCAAAGGCACTGTGGCGTCCAGGTGCCCCCTGTGGCGCACAGATTGGAGTGCTTCTTTCAGCACATCGTAGACCAGGGAGCTTTTTCCTGAGCCCGAAACGCCGGTCACACACACAAAGGTTCCCAAGGGAATGTGGACGTCGATGCCTTTGAGGTTGTTGGCCCGGGCGCCTCGAAGCACAAGCCAACCGTCGGGTCCAGGAATCGGGTGTTTGGGCCACGAAAGCCAGTCGGGACAAGAGCGGCCGAACCATGTGCCGGTCAGGGTATTCGGTCGGCGAACCAGGTCATGGAACGCCCCCTGCGCCACCACTCGGCCCCCACCACTGCCCGCATCGGGTCCCAGCTCCACCACATGATCCGCGGCGCGCATCGTGTCCTCATCATGTTCCACCACGAGAACGGTGTTTCCCCTGTCGGTTAAGGCTCGAAGATTTGTCAATAGCTTATGGTGGTCTGCGGGATGCAACCCGATGGTGGGCTCATCGAGAATATAGCACACGCCGCGTAGGTTGGATCCCAGTTGGGCCGCCAAACGAATGCGCTGCGCTTCTCCTCCGGAAAGGGTCTCACCGGATCGGTTCAATGTCAGATAATCCAGCCCCACGTTTGTGAGAAAGCCTACCCTTTCAATCATTTCTCGTGTCACTGGATCCGCCACAGCCCGCTCGGTACCGTGAAAGGACATATGGGTCCAGGTGTCTTGAAACGCCCACAGAGGCATTTCGGCGAGTTCGGTAATGGAAAAGCCTTTGAGGCGCACCGCTCGTGCTTGCGCATTGAGGCGGGTGCCGTGGCATTCCGGGCATGGTCGATCGCGGTCGAGACCGGTTCCATCGCATCGCAGACACATGCCGTGGCGGCTGTTAAAGGAAAAGAGACGGGGATCCAAAGGAGCATAGCTCTTTTCGCATCGAGGGCACATTAAGTGCTGGCTGAAGAAGAGATCCTCAGCTCTCGAAACGACCACCGTGCCTCCCCCCAGTTTGAGTGCTTCGTGAATCTGCCTGTGCCACGAACGTTCGTGCAGACCCTCCACGGCCTCCGTATCCAGCACCACAACCTCGATGTCGTGCTCTCGATGTCGAGCCAAAGATGGAAGAGGCACCAGGGAATGCAGCACGCCGTCAATTCGAACACGATCAAAGCCCATGGCGGTTAGGCGAAGAAACAGATCCTTGTAAATACCCTTTCGGCCTCGAACCAAAGGAGCCAAAAGACGCCCGCCATGTTCCCGCAGAACGCTTTCCACCCGATGCACGATGGTTTCCGGATTCATGGCCTGTAGCGGCATGCCACACTGAGGACAGTGCTGATGCCCCAAACGCGCAAAGGCCAGTCGAAGGAAGTGGTAAATTTCCGTGATGGTTCCCACGGTGGATTTTCGACCCAACTGGGACGTTCTCTGCTCGATGGCCACTGTGGGAGGAAGCCCGAGGATTTGATCCACATCGGGTCTTTCCAGAATTTTGAAATACTGGCGGACGAAGGTGGACAAACATTCCAAGTACCGCCTTTGCCCCTCCGCAAAGAGAATGTCAAAAGCCAAGGAGGATTTTCCGGAACCGCTGAGCCCGGTAATGACGGTCATGGCATGCAGAGGCAGTTGGAGTTCATGGACTTTGAGGTTGTGCTCCCGCGCTTCTCGAATCGTAATGTGTGTCGGTTTATCCACGAGCTGCAGCGCGGGTCCTGACCGTTCTTCATTACAAGTTGCCCGGCGTGTGGACACATTTTCGCCCACAAGCCCTCGGTTTCGCAGATACTGTCCGGTATGACTGCCCTCGTGCGCCGCCACCGTCTCTGGGGTCCCGCACACCACTAGGTGGCCTCCCTCGTCCCCACCTTCGGGACCCAAGTCGATAATCCAGTCGCAGGCGCTCAACAGCTCCAGGTTGTGCTCTACCACCAGCACCGTGTGCCCTTCATCGACCAACCGGTCCAATATGGCGATGAGTTTTTGCAGATCATGGGGATGAAGCCCCACCGTGGGCTCATCCAGGATAAAAAAAATGCCCTTGTTTTCCACCTTGGGCCTTTGAGGCCCCAGGTAACGAAGCAGTTTCACGCGTTGCGCTTCGCCTCCTGACAGCATGCTCAGGGGTTGACCAAGCCGAAGGTAGTCCAAACCCATGGCCATCACCGGCTCTAGAGCCTTTCGAACGGGCTCCACATCCCCAAAGACTTCAAGAAGTTCCCGAGCGGTTTTTTCCAGAATATCGGCAATGGATAAGCCCCTCACGCGTACATGCAACACCTCGCGGCGAAAACGGCGCCCGTCACAGACCGGACATCGCACATAGACATCGGCAAGAAATTGCATCTCAATCTTGAGAAACCCTTCTCCCTTGCAGTGCTCGCAGCGCCCTTCAGGCACATTGAAAGAGAAATACCCTTCGCCAAATCCTCGAAGACGTGCCTCAGGCTCCGCCGCAAAAAGCTTTCTTAGGGGATCTAGTGCCTTGGTGTAGGTGAGCAGATTGGCTCGAGGAGACCGCCCCACCGGCCTTTGATCCACAAGAACCATGTCGGCAATGGCGTCGATCCCTTCTATAGCGTCCATGCGGCCCGGAGATTCACTGGGCAGACCTCGAAGGCGCCGCCATCCGTTGTAGAGTGTGGTTTCAACGAGTGTGCTCTTGCCAGATCCGGAAACTCCACTGACGCCGATCAAACATCCCAATGGAAAGGAGACGGTGAGGTTCTTCAGGTTGTTTTCCTGTGCTCCCCTGACCGTGATCGCTTGGGAAAACCTTCGCTCAGAACGTCGCTTTTTCCTGCGACGGACAACGTTTGGCGTCCGGTATAAATAGCGTCCGGTCAGGCTTTGGGGCACGTGCGCGAGGCCTTGGGGCGGGCCCATGTAGAGCACATGGCCGCCTTGATCCCCTCCAAAAGGCCCCATGTCGATCACCACGTCGGCCATGCGCAGCATGTCCGGATCGTGTTCCACAAAAATGACCGTGTTACCCAAAGAAACAAGTCGGCGCAAAGGGCCCATGAGCCGCTCTTGATCCCTGGCGTGCAGTCCCACGCTGGGTTCGTCGAGCACATACAGGACGTGGGTGAGGGCGGAGCCTAGCGCTCGCGTCAAATGGACCCGTTGCACTTCACCGCCGGAAAGGGTGCGAGACTGGCGGTCCAGGGTCAGGTAGTCCAGGCCCACATCGGCAAGGAACTGAAGTCGATTGCGTATTTCCTGGATGAGCAGGGCTTCCGCGGAATCTTTTCGGCACGTGTTTTCCAAAGCCTTAAAGAAGGACAAGGAGCGCTTCACGGGCCAAGCGCACAGTTCATCGATGGCCACTCCATGAAGCCGGTACAGGCGCGCCGCGTCTCGATATCGACGGCCACCGCATTGAGAGCACGGCACGTAGGCTCGGTATCGAGATAGAAATACCCGCACATGCATCTTGTAGGTTTTCGATTCCAGCCATTGAAAAAATCCTCGAACGCCATAAAAGTCCTTGTGACCTTCGATGATTTTGCGACGATCCGCCTCGGACAGATCCTGAAAAGGAACGTCCAGTGGAATGTTTTCTTTGCGACAAAAGTCCAGCAATTCTTCATATTCTATGCGGTCCGGCGTCCAGGGACGAATCGCCCCCTGCCTCAAGGAAAGCCGAGGATTCGGAATCACCAGATCCATATCCACATCGATGATGCGCCCAAAGCCTCGACATTGCGGACACGCCCCCAAAGGGCTGTTGAAAGAAAAAAGGTTCGGCGACGGCTCTTCCACGCTCACGCCGCACCGAGCACATTTTAGATCTTGGGAAAATCTCCACCTTTCACCTTCTACAACCACCACCACGGCTTCACCGTTGCCCATCGCAAAGGCCGTGCGAAGGGAATCCATCACGCGGGGCGGTTGCGCTTTGGACCACACCAGGCGGTCCACGACCACCAGGATTTCTTCTTCAGCCGCTCGGGTTGTCTCTTCCTGCGACAAAGTCTCAAGGTCCAGCACCTTTTTCGAGTCAAATATGCGCAGGAACCCTTGAGACAACAGGTCCTGAACCCACTTTTTCCCCGCCGGCCGATAGGGAAAGGCCACAAGGACGCGCGCATGAGGTGGCAAATGCTCTAAGCGTTGAAACACTGTTTCGGGATCCTCCCGATGAATCTCGGCGCCGCATTTGGGACAATGGGGTACAGCCCTCAAGGCATAGAGGTATTTCAAATGGTCAGTGATTTCGGTCATGGTGCCCACGGTGGAGCGGGAACTGCGCACGGTGACGGCCGATTCAATGGCAATGGACGGAGGAATGCCTTCGATGATATCCGCGTCCGGACGATCCATTCTTTCCAGAAATTGGCGTGCGTAAGGGGAAAAGGTTTCCACATAACGCCGCTGTCCTTCAGCATACAATGTGTGGAAGGCGAGGCTGGATTTTCCCGAGCCGCTCACGCCGCTCACGGCAATGAGATGATACAAAGGAATATCAAGGTGCACATCCTTGAGATTATGCTGCCGCACGCCGCGCAAGCGAATGGCTGCGGTTTCTTCAGCAAACGGCTTCGTCTTCATAGTTATTCTGTGGAGAAACTCACCGTCACGTGGAGGTGTCGTTTGATGGCCCAAACGCCTTTCTGAGGGTAATTCGCACGATTTCGCCATGAGTGTGAAATCGCACGGGAGTACCGGAAACGCCAACGCCCGCACTCGTATAACCGATCATGCCGTGATATTTCCAGAGCCCCTGGACCAGGGAGCGCGAGGACCGACTGTGGGTGAATAGAGGGCCAATGCGAGGAATCTGAATCTGGCCGGCATGAGTATGGCCGCACAGATACAAAGGGACGCCATAACGTGCGGCTTGATGAGCAATTTCCGGAGAATGCACCAAAAGAATAACGAAGGCCCCGGAAGGAACGTGGCTCAAGGCTTCCGGTAGATCGTCGGCACGAAAGTAATGAGGGTCATCCACGCCGACAATGCACAGACGACTCAGATCCCTCTGAAGACAGTGGGCTTCATTGACGAGAAAGCGAACCCCATCATCCTTCAGGGCAGTGACCATTTCTGGACAGTCGTGATTGCCGAGCACCGCCAGCACACCATCTCGAGCGCGAATGTGAGGCACAAGGCGCTTTAGGCGCCGAACCGCTTCGTCGCTAGGCCCGTAATTTTCCATGCGGTAATCACCGCCCAGAAGGCATAAGTCCACAGGCTCATTGGCCAACAGTCCCTGAAGCCGCTCCACCAGGCCGTCCAACCCGTCCAAATGCAGATCTGTTATGAGCAGCAGTTCGTATCCATCAAAGGCCTCTGGAAGATGTGAAAACGCTAAGGTCAGGTGCCGTGTCTGAATGTTCAAGGCATTGTTTCGGCCGGGCTCCAAAAGTCCCAGCCATCGAAACACCGTGTTCATGATCATGCGGTACATGACCACGTCTTCAAAATGAAACATGTGCGCCCAGGGTGCAGACCGAATCTGGCAACTGGTCAGTTCTCGAAAACGAATGCGCGTCTTCACAGGTCTGGGATAGCCTTCAAAAGGTTGCTGCAACAAAATCTTTTTGAAAAAATGAGAGCCTGCGTAGGCGCCCACGCTAAAAATGACAAGGAGGCTCAGGAGCACGGCCGGATGGGTGCCCACGTGGAAAGAAAGCACAAACAGGGGCAAGGCGCCTTCGAACATCTGGTCCAAGACGGGGACCGCACTGCCGCTGGGCAGATCGAATCGCCGTTTGATGAAGCTGGAAAGGAGATCCCCGGCCATGCTCAAAACGGCGACAGCAGCGCCCACGAGCCAGGGAAAGCCTAGGATTGGGGCGACTGCGCAACCGGTCACCACGGCACCCACAACCCCACGGATGGTCTTGTGAGGCCCCAAAAGAGGCTTGCCATCCCTAAAGAGGTGGCCGCGATCCAGAGGGGTGGACCATCGCTCGTCGAGAAGAAACGCCAACAAAGGAGGCGCAAAGTTGACGAGCCACAACAAGAGAAGAGCGCTCAGGAAATTCTGCATCGGCATGGATGGGTTCCTTGATAACGATGAAAATGGAAAAACATCGGTCCGGATATGATTCTGTGGAGTCCAGCATCGATCGCACGCCGCACGCCATCGTCTTTCGGTCTCAGCGCTGGAATCGTTACAGTTTTTTGGCCCTTTTGGCCTCCTTGGAAGCCCGACAGGGGACGGATCATACACCGATTCTCTGGCTCAATGCTAGGACAAAGGCCGAGGCCGTCAACGCCCTGCACAAATGGCTGCATACCTACGATCGGCTCCTCGTGCTGTATTCCTTCATGACGCCTCAATGGCCAGAAACAGTCCAGGAGGTGCGCGATCTTCAGCACCTTAGGAAGAGCGGTTGTCTGACTCTAGCCGCCGGAGGCCCTCATCCTTCCGCAAGCCCGCGCTCGGTGCTTCACGCCGGATTTGACGTGGTGTGTCGTGGGGATGGAGAGCCGATCTTTCCAGAACTCATACGGCAATGGGCCCAGAAGGCTTGCCTAAACTTTCTTCCCGGGCTCTACCTGGATACGCCCTTCGGAGTGGTGTTCACAGGACACCCTTTGAAAGCGTCCTTGGAAGATGTTCCGGCACTGCCTGTGGCTCATGGAATGTTCGGGCCCATTGAAATCAGCCGCGGATGCCCTTATGGCTGCCGGTACTGCCAGACCCCTCGTCTCAAAGGGCGCACCATTCGGCACAGAAGCCTGACGGCCATTTTTCATGCGGTGGAAGCCATGGTCGAAGCGGGCCGCATGGATCTTCGTTTCATCACACCCAATGCCTTGGCCTACGGTTCCCCCGATGGACGACATCCTAACGTGAAGGCACTGAAGGAACTCCTTTCGGGCTTGCGCCATCGCGTGTCCAGTGCAGGACGCATTTTTTTCGGTACCTTTCCCTCGGAAGTTCGCCCCGAATGGGTCCAGCCGCAGCTCATGGAATTGGTCGTGCGCTACGCTGACAACCGCCAAATTGTCATGGGAGCGCAAAGCGGAGATCCACACATGCTTCAGCGAATGCATCGAGGCCACAGTGTGGAGGATGTGCGAAAAGCCTGCGCTGTAGCCGGCAGCTTTGGGCTTCGGCCCGTGGTGGACTTCATTCTTGGATTGCCTGAAGAAACGGAGGAGCAGATGTCTCGTTCGGTCGACTTTATGGAGGAACTCGCCGAAAAGGGCGCAAGAATCCATGCGCACACCTTTATGCCTTTGCCCGGTTCTCCGTGGGCGGCACGAAAACCCGAACCCATCCCGGACACCATTCAATCCCGCATGGAAAGGCTCATCTCCCAAGGAAAACTTTTCGGCCAATGGAAAGCCCAGGCGCAATGGTCACGCCAACCGCATCGGTAAACCAGGCGCTTTCCCGTGGTCACGC is a window from the Desulfosoma caldarium genome containing:
- a CDS encoding TIGR04013 family B12-binding domain/radical SAM domain-containing protein, whose amino-acid sequence is MKMEKHRSGYDSVESSIDRTPHAIVFRSQRWNRYSFLALLASLEARQGTDHTPILWLNARTKAEAVNALHKWLHTYDRLLVLYSFMTPQWPETVQEVRDLQHLRKSGCLTLAAGGPHPSASPRSVLHAGFDVVCRGDGEPIFPELIRQWAQKACLNFLPGLYLDTPFGVVFTGHPLKASLEDVPALPVAHGMFGPIEISRGCPYGCRYCQTPRLKGRTIRHRSLTAIFHAVEAMVEAGRMDLRFITPNALAYGSPDGRHPNVKALKELLSGLRHRVSSAGRIFFGTFPSEVRPEWVQPQLMELVVRYADNRQIVMGAQSGDPHMLQRMHRGHSVEDVRKACAVAGSFGLRPVVDFILGLPEETEEQMSRSVDFMEELAEKGARIHAHTFMPLPGSPWAARKPEPIPDTIQSRMERLISQGKLFGQWKAQAQWSRQPHR